From Carassius auratus strain Wakin chromosome 10, ASM336829v1, whole genome shotgun sequence, a single genomic window includes:
- the LOC113109995 gene encoding kinase suppressor of Ras 1-like isoform X1: MDGVRVGLMMVEESDEQRDSGGGGVAAMAALHQCELIQNMIDISISSLQGLRTKCAASNDLTQQEIRTLEVKLMKYICKQLQCKQKVPDTERPLALNSYPRLENWLRTINVRPELIEAVNVKLSLDVLLQMPNSQVKETMRRLGSSSEDCTRLCAALNCLKSASESGEFKEDSGCWFSEPMRRDSGGLTPVDQIPLLGGSMRPHSPSPLARPMTTPSTPSTPLTTCPYPRYIMSPGEAHIYHGYAESLTDPSPYYTSRPVRLHGHTSTPPITPPSRRRHRHKPPCTPPPPSRKVLHLLPNISLPRSKSHESQLGHRIEDTPANKCVKKNKLFLNVQINGNGCEDSPSRSPTLSTWTPGAAPATAPYTLPGTPTLQEEHIGLRNNVAVHRSSPQALRRDIGLAVTHRFSTKSWLSQTCQVCQKNMIFGVKCKHCRLKCHNKCTKEAPPCRISFLPITKIRRTESVPSDINNPVDRPPEAPQFGTLPKAITKKDQPPVLNQLDSSSNPSSTTSSTPSSPAPFQHSNPPSVTPPPNPSPKGHRDNRFHFPAACYFQHRQQFIFPDVCSPIILHSDGLPDTVNEIDPSVEEMHAEQDEEDDREDLEEEEEEEIEAEEEEDVAEEEDMEELNHGSEGECEGDELDDLPSTRGGTHWKGPISRKASQTSVYLQEWDIPFEQLDLGELIGKGRWGRVHRGRWHGEVAIRLLEIDGNNQDHLKLFKKEVMNYRQTRHENVVLFMGACMAPPHLAIITSFCKGRTLYSVVRDTKNTLDINKTRQIAQEIVKGMGYLHAKGIVHKDLKSKNVFHDTNKVVITDFGLFGISGVVQEGRRENELKLPHGWICYLAPEIVRKMSPGNNEDRLPFSNAADVYAFGTIWYELQARDWPITSQPVEATIWQVGSGEGIRRVLAEINLGKEVTEILSACWSYDARNRPTFTQLADMLEKLPKLNRRLSHPGHFWKSAEYVS; this comes from the exons GTCAAGCTCATGAAGTACATCTGTAAACAGCTGCAGTGTAAGCAGAAGGTGCCAGACACAGAAAGGCCGCTGGCCCTGAACAGCTACCCACGGCTGGAGAACTGGTTACGCACCATCAACGTCAGACCTGAGCTCATAGAG GCAGTGAACGTGAAGCTGTCCTTGGATGTGCTGCTGCAGATGCCCAACAGTCAGGTGAAAGAAACCATGAGACGGCTGGGCTCCAGTTCAGAGGACTGCACCAGGCTGTGCGCTGCCCTTAACTGTTTAAAGAGTGCCTCTGAGTCAG GGGAGTTTAAAGAGGACAGCGGTTGTTGGTTCTCCGAGCCCATGAGGCGGGACAGTGGCGGCTTGACTCCAGTGGACCAGATTCCATTACTAGGAGGTTCCATGCGTCCCCACAGCCCTTCCCCTTTGGCCCGGCCCATGACCACTCCCTCCACCCCCTCTACGCCCCTCACCACCTGCCCATACCCCCGCTACATCATGTCGCCCGGCGAGGCTCACATTTACCACGGTTACGCAGAGAGTCTGACCGACCCCAGCCCGTATTACACCTCCCGTCCCGTCAGACTCCATGGACACACCTCGACTCCACCCATAACCCCTCCCTCCCGGAGGAGACACCGCCACAAGCCTCCCTGCACACCTCCTCCACCGTCCCGCAAAGTTCTGCACCTCCTCCCAAACATCTCGCTGCCCCGCAGCAAGAGCCACGAGAGTCAGCTCGGACACCGCATCGAAGATACACCCGCTAACAA gtgtgtgaagaaaaacaagCTGTTTCTGAATGTTCAGATTAATGGGAACGGTTGTGAGGACTCTCCATCTCGCTCGCCCACTCTCTCCACATGGACCCCTGGGGCAGCACCCGCCACGGCCCCGTACACTTTGCCAGGCACTCCCACACTACAGGAAGAGCACATCGGCCTGCGGA ATAATGTTGCTGTCCACCGCAGCTCACCTCAAGCTCTGCGGAGAGACATCGGGCTGGCTGTCACTCACAG gtTTTCTACAAAGTCTTGGCTCTCTCAGACATGTCAAGTGTGCCAGAAAAACATGATATTTGGGGTGAAATGCAAACACTGCAG GTTAAAGTGTCACAACAAATGCACTAAAGAAGCTCCGCCCTGCAGAATCTCCTTTTTGCCCA TCACAAAGATTCGTAGGACTGAGTCTGTACCCTCGGACATTAACAACCCCGTGGACCGTCCCCCCGAAGCGCCACAGTTCGGGACGCTACCGAAGGCAATAACAAAGAAG GATCAACCACCGGTGTTGAATCAGCTGGACTCTAGCAGTAACCCATCCTCCACCACTTCCTCTACGCCTTCATCTCCCGCCCCCTTCCAGCATAGCAATCCTCCAAGTGTAACCCCGCCCCCAAACCCCTCCCCTAAGGGCCACCGTGACAACCGCTTCCACTTTCCAG CTGCCTGTTATTTTCAGCACCGACAGCAGTTCATCTTTCCTG ATGTGTGCAGTCCCATCATCCTTCATTCAGATGGCCTCCCAGACACAGT taacgAGATCGATCCATCAGTGGAGGAGATGCACGCAGAACAAGACGAGGAAGATGACCGAGAG GATcttgaggaggaagaagaagaggaaatagaagcagaggaggaagaagatgtAGCAGAGGAGGAGGACATGGAAGAGCTGAACCACGGCTCAGAAGGAGAGTGTGAAGGAGACGAGCTGGACGACCTGCCCAGCACAAGAGGAGGAACCCACTGGAAAGGTCCCATCTCTCGTAAGGCCAGCCAGACCAGCGTCTACCTGCAGGAGTGGGACATTCCCTTCGAGCAGCTGGATCTGGGCGAGCTCATCGGGAAGGGTCGCTGGGGCCGGGTCCATCGCGGCCGCTGGCACGGAGAGGTGGCCATCCGGCTCCTGGAGATCGACGGAAACAACCAGGACCACCTGAAGCTCTTCAAGAAGGAGGTGATGAACTACAGACAGACGCGGCACGAGAACGTCGTCCTCTTCATGGGCGCTTGCATGGCCCCGCCTCATCTCGCCATCATTACCAG CTTCTGCAAAGGCCGGACGCTGTATTCCGTCGTGAGGGACACCAAAAACACGCTGGACATCAATAAGACTCGACAGATCGCGCAGGAGATTGTGAAG GGAATGGGCTATCTTCATGCTAAGGGCATCGTTCACAAGGACCTTAAATCCAAAAACGTCTTTCATGACACAAACAAAGTAGTAATAACTGACTTTGGCCTTTTTGGGATCTCTGGAGTGGTTCAGGAGGGCCG ACGGGAAAACGAGCTGAAGCTTCCTCACGGGTGGATCTGTTATTTGGCTCCAGAAATCGTGCGTAAGATGAGTCCCGGAAACAACGAGGACAGGCTTCCGTTTTCTAATGCGGCTGATGTTTACGCCTTTGG CACCATCTGGTACGAGCTGCAGGCGAGAGACTGGCCCATCACCAGTCAGCCCGTAGAGGCCACCATCTGGCAGGTGGGCAGTGGAGAGGGCATCAGGAGGGTCCTGGCAGAGATCAACTTGGGAAAAGAGGTCACG GAGATTCTGTCTGCCTGCTGGTCATATGATGCTCGGAATCGGCCCACGTTCACGCAGCTGGCCGACATGCTGGAGAAACTGCCCAAACTCAACCGCCGCCTGTCTCATCCTGGCCACTTCTGGAAGTCTGCAGAGTACGTATCCTAG
- the LOC113109995 gene encoding kinase suppressor of Ras 1-like isoform X3, with protein MDGVRVGLMMVEESDEQRDSGGGGVAAMAALHQCELIQNMIDISISSLQGLRTKCAASNDLTQQEIRTLEVKLMKYICKQLQCKQKVPDTERPLALNSYPRLENWLRTINVRPELIEAVNVKLSLDVLLQMPNSQVKETMRRLGSSSEDCTRLCAALNCLKSASESGEFKEDSGCWFSEPMRRDSGGLTPVDQIPLLGGSMRPHSPSPLARPMTTPSTPSTPLTTCPYPRYIMSPGEAHIYHGYAESLTDPSPYYTSRPVRLHGHTSTPPITPPSRRRHRHKPPCTPPPPSRKVLHLLPNISLPRSKSHESQLGHRIEDTPANKCVKKNKLFLNVQINGNGCEDSPSRSPTLSTWTPGAAPATAPYTLPGTPTLQEEHIGLRNNVAVHRSSPQALRRDIGLAVTHRFSTKSWLSQTCQVCQKNMIFGVKCKHCRLKCHNKCTKEAPPCRISFLPITKIRRTESVPSDINNPVDRPPEAPQFGTLPKAITKKDQPPVLNQLDSSSNPSSTTSSTPSSPAPFQHSNPPSVTPPPNPSPKGHRDNRFHFPDVCSPIILHSDGLPDTVNEIDPSVEEMHAEQDEEDDREDLEEEEEEEIEAEEEEDVAEEEDMEELNHGSEGECEGDELDDLPSTRGGTHWKGPISRKASQTSVYLQEWDIPFEQLDLGELIGKGRWGRVHRGRWHGEVAIRLLEIDGNNQDHLKLFKKEVMNYRQTRHENVVLFMGACMAPPHLAIITSFCKGRTLYSVVRDTKNTLDINKTRQIAQEIVKGMGYLHAKGIVHKDLKSKNVFHDTNKVVITDFGLFGISGVVQEGRRENELKLPHGWICYLAPEIVRKMSPGNNEDRLPFSNAADVYAFGTIWYELQARDWPITSQPVEATIWQVGSGEGIRRVLAEINLGKEVTEILSACWSYDARNRPTFTQLADMLEKLPKLNRRLSHPGHFWKSAEYVS; from the exons GTCAAGCTCATGAAGTACATCTGTAAACAGCTGCAGTGTAAGCAGAAGGTGCCAGACACAGAAAGGCCGCTGGCCCTGAACAGCTACCCACGGCTGGAGAACTGGTTACGCACCATCAACGTCAGACCTGAGCTCATAGAG GCAGTGAACGTGAAGCTGTCCTTGGATGTGCTGCTGCAGATGCCCAACAGTCAGGTGAAAGAAACCATGAGACGGCTGGGCTCCAGTTCAGAGGACTGCACCAGGCTGTGCGCTGCCCTTAACTGTTTAAAGAGTGCCTCTGAGTCAG GGGAGTTTAAAGAGGACAGCGGTTGTTGGTTCTCCGAGCCCATGAGGCGGGACAGTGGCGGCTTGACTCCAGTGGACCAGATTCCATTACTAGGAGGTTCCATGCGTCCCCACAGCCCTTCCCCTTTGGCCCGGCCCATGACCACTCCCTCCACCCCCTCTACGCCCCTCACCACCTGCCCATACCCCCGCTACATCATGTCGCCCGGCGAGGCTCACATTTACCACGGTTACGCAGAGAGTCTGACCGACCCCAGCCCGTATTACACCTCCCGTCCCGTCAGACTCCATGGACACACCTCGACTCCACCCATAACCCCTCCCTCCCGGAGGAGACACCGCCACAAGCCTCCCTGCACACCTCCTCCACCGTCCCGCAAAGTTCTGCACCTCCTCCCAAACATCTCGCTGCCCCGCAGCAAGAGCCACGAGAGTCAGCTCGGACACCGCATCGAAGATACACCCGCTAACAA gtgtgtgaagaaaaacaagCTGTTTCTGAATGTTCAGATTAATGGGAACGGTTGTGAGGACTCTCCATCTCGCTCGCCCACTCTCTCCACATGGACCCCTGGGGCAGCACCCGCCACGGCCCCGTACACTTTGCCAGGCACTCCCACACTACAGGAAGAGCACATCGGCCTGCGGA ATAATGTTGCTGTCCACCGCAGCTCACCTCAAGCTCTGCGGAGAGACATCGGGCTGGCTGTCACTCACAG gtTTTCTACAAAGTCTTGGCTCTCTCAGACATGTCAAGTGTGCCAGAAAAACATGATATTTGGGGTGAAATGCAAACACTGCAG GTTAAAGTGTCACAACAAATGCACTAAAGAAGCTCCGCCCTGCAGAATCTCCTTTTTGCCCA TCACAAAGATTCGTAGGACTGAGTCTGTACCCTCGGACATTAACAACCCCGTGGACCGTCCCCCCGAAGCGCCACAGTTCGGGACGCTACCGAAGGCAATAACAAAGAAG GATCAACCACCGGTGTTGAATCAGCTGGACTCTAGCAGTAACCCATCCTCCACCACTTCCTCTACGCCTTCATCTCCCGCCCCCTTCCAGCATAGCAATCCTCCAAGTGTAACCCCGCCCCCAAACCCCTCCCCTAAGGGCCACCGTGACAACCGCTTCCACTTTCCAG ATGTGTGCAGTCCCATCATCCTTCATTCAGATGGCCTCCCAGACACAGT taacgAGATCGATCCATCAGTGGAGGAGATGCACGCAGAACAAGACGAGGAAGATGACCGAGAG GATcttgaggaggaagaagaagaggaaatagaagcagaggaggaagaagatgtAGCAGAGGAGGAGGACATGGAAGAGCTGAACCACGGCTCAGAAGGAGAGTGTGAAGGAGACGAGCTGGACGACCTGCCCAGCACAAGAGGAGGAACCCACTGGAAAGGTCCCATCTCTCGTAAGGCCAGCCAGACCAGCGTCTACCTGCAGGAGTGGGACATTCCCTTCGAGCAGCTGGATCTGGGCGAGCTCATCGGGAAGGGTCGCTGGGGCCGGGTCCATCGCGGCCGCTGGCACGGAGAGGTGGCCATCCGGCTCCTGGAGATCGACGGAAACAACCAGGACCACCTGAAGCTCTTCAAGAAGGAGGTGATGAACTACAGACAGACGCGGCACGAGAACGTCGTCCTCTTCATGGGCGCTTGCATGGCCCCGCCTCATCTCGCCATCATTACCAG CTTCTGCAAAGGCCGGACGCTGTATTCCGTCGTGAGGGACACCAAAAACACGCTGGACATCAATAAGACTCGACAGATCGCGCAGGAGATTGTGAAG GGAATGGGCTATCTTCATGCTAAGGGCATCGTTCACAAGGACCTTAAATCCAAAAACGTCTTTCATGACACAAACAAAGTAGTAATAACTGACTTTGGCCTTTTTGGGATCTCTGGAGTGGTTCAGGAGGGCCG ACGGGAAAACGAGCTGAAGCTTCCTCACGGGTGGATCTGTTATTTGGCTCCAGAAATCGTGCGTAAGATGAGTCCCGGAAACAACGAGGACAGGCTTCCGTTTTCTAATGCGGCTGATGTTTACGCCTTTGG CACCATCTGGTACGAGCTGCAGGCGAGAGACTGGCCCATCACCAGTCAGCCCGTAGAGGCCACCATCTGGCAGGTGGGCAGTGGAGAGGGCATCAGGAGGGTCCTGGCAGAGATCAACTTGGGAAAAGAGGTCACG GAGATTCTGTCTGCCTGCTGGTCATATGATGCTCGGAATCGGCCCACGTTCACGCAGCTGGCCGACATGCTGGAGAAACTGCCCAAACTCAACCGCCGCCTGTCTCATCCTGGCCACTTCTGGAAGTCTGCAGAGTACGTATCCTAG
- the LOC113109995 gene encoding kinase suppressor of Ras 1-like isoform X2 encodes MDGVRVGLMMVEESDEQRDSGGGGVAAMAALHQCELIQNMIDISISSLQGLRTKCAASNDLTQQEIRTLEVKLMKYICKQLQCKQKVPDTERPLALNSYPRLENWLRTINVRPELIEAVNVKLSLDVLLQMPNSQVKETMRRLGSSSEDCTRLCAALNCLKSASESGEFKEDSGCWFSEPMRRDSGGLTPVDQIPLLGGSMRPHSPSPLARPMTTPSTPSTPLTTCPYPRYIMSPGEAHIYHGYAESLTDPSPYYTSRPVRLHGHTSTPPITPPSRRRHRHKPPCTPPPPSRKVLHLLPNISLPRSKSHESQLGHRIEDTPANKCVKKNKLFLNVQINGNGCEDSPSRSPTLSTWTPGAAPATAPYTLPGTPTLQEEHIGLRNNVAVHRSSPQALRRDIGLAVTHRFSTKSWLSQTCQVCQKNMIFGVKCKHCRLKCHNKCTKEAPPCRISFLPITKIRRTESVPSDINNPVDRPPEAPQFGTLPKAITKKDQPPVLNQLDSSSNPSSTTSSTPSSPAPFQHSNPPSVTPPPNPSPKGHRDNRFHFPAACYFQHRQQFIFPDVCSPIILHSDGLPDTVNEIDPSVEEMHAEQDEEDDREDLEEEEEEEIEAEEEEDVAEEEDMEELNHGSEGECEGDELDDLPSTRGGTHWKGPISRKASQTSVYLQEWDIPFEQLDLGELIGKGRWGRVHRGRWHGEVAIRLLEIDGNNQDHLKLFKKEVMNYRQTRHENVVLFMGACMAPPHLAIITSFCKGRTLYSVVRDTKNTLDINKTRQIAQEIVKGMGYLHAKGIVHKDLKSKNVFHDTNKVVITDFGLFGISGVVQEGRRENELKLPHGWICYLAPEIVRKMSPGNNEDRLPFSNAADVYAFGTIWYELQARDWPITSQPVEATIWQVGSGEGIRRVLAEINLGKEVTEILSACWSYDARNRPTFTQLADMLEKLPKLNRRLSHPGHFWKSAEL; translated from the exons GTCAAGCTCATGAAGTACATCTGTAAACAGCTGCAGTGTAAGCAGAAGGTGCCAGACACAGAAAGGCCGCTGGCCCTGAACAGCTACCCACGGCTGGAGAACTGGTTACGCACCATCAACGTCAGACCTGAGCTCATAGAG GCAGTGAACGTGAAGCTGTCCTTGGATGTGCTGCTGCAGATGCCCAACAGTCAGGTGAAAGAAACCATGAGACGGCTGGGCTCCAGTTCAGAGGACTGCACCAGGCTGTGCGCTGCCCTTAACTGTTTAAAGAGTGCCTCTGAGTCAG GGGAGTTTAAAGAGGACAGCGGTTGTTGGTTCTCCGAGCCCATGAGGCGGGACAGTGGCGGCTTGACTCCAGTGGACCAGATTCCATTACTAGGAGGTTCCATGCGTCCCCACAGCCCTTCCCCTTTGGCCCGGCCCATGACCACTCCCTCCACCCCCTCTACGCCCCTCACCACCTGCCCATACCCCCGCTACATCATGTCGCCCGGCGAGGCTCACATTTACCACGGTTACGCAGAGAGTCTGACCGACCCCAGCCCGTATTACACCTCCCGTCCCGTCAGACTCCATGGACACACCTCGACTCCACCCATAACCCCTCCCTCCCGGAGGAGACACCGCCACAAGCCTCCCTGCACACCTCCTCCACCGTCCCGCAAAGTTCTGCACCTCCTCCCAAACATCTCGCTGCCCCGCAGCAAGAGCCACGAGAGTCAGCTCGGACACCGCATCGAAGATACACCCGCTAACAA gtgtgtgaagaaaaacaagCTGTTTCTGAATGTTCAGATTAATGGGAACGGTTGTGAGGACTCTCCATCTCGCTCGCCCACTCTCTCCACATGGACCCCTGGGGCAGCACCCGCCACGGCCCCGTACACTTTGCCAGGCACTCCCACACTACAGGAAGAGCACATCGGCCTGCGGA ATAATGTTGCTGTCCACCGCAGCTCACCTCAAGCTCTGCGGAGAGACATCGGGCTGGCTGTCACTCACAG gtTTTCTACAAAGTCTTGGCTCTCTCAGACATGTCAAGTGTGCCAGAAAAACATGATATTTGGGGTGAAATGCAAACACTGCAG GTTAAAGTGTCACAACAAATGCACTAAAGAAGCTCCGCCCTGCAGAATCTCCTTTTTGCCCA TCACAAAGATTCGTAGGACTGAGTCTGTACCCTCGGACATTAACAACCCCGTGGACCGTCCCCCCGAAGCGCCACAGTTCGGGACGCTACCGAAGGCAATAACAAAGAAG GATCAACCACCGGTGTTGAATCAGCTGGACTCTAGCAGTAACCCATCCTCCACCACTTCCTCTACGCCTTCATCTCCCGCCCCCTTCCAGCATAGCAATCCTCCAAGTGTAACCCCGCCCCCAAACCCCTCCCCTAAGGGCCACCGTGACAACCGCTTCCACTTTCCAG CTGCCTGTTATTTTCAGCACCGACAGCAGTTCATCTTTCCTG ATGTGTGCAGTCCCATCATCCTTCATTCAGATGGCCTCCCAGACACAGT taacgAGATCGATCCATCAGTGGAGGAGATGCACGCAGAACAAGACGAGGAAGATGACCGAGAG GATcttgaggaggaagaagaagaggaaatagaagcagaggaggaagaagatgtAGCAGAGGAGGAGGACATGGAAGAGCTGAACCACGGCTCAGAAGGAGAGTGTGAAGGAGACGAGCTGGACGACCTGCCCAGCACAAGAGGAGGAACCCACTGGAAAGGTCCCATCTCTCGTAAGGCCAGCCAGACCAGCGTCTACCTGCAGGAGTGGGACATTCCCTTCGAGCAGCTGGATCTGGGCGAGCTCATCGGGAAGGGTCGCTGGGGCCGGGTCCATCGCGGCCGCTGGCACGGAGAGGTGGCCATCCGGCTCCTGGAGATCGACGGAAACAACCAGGACCACCTGAAGCTCTTCAAGAAGGAGGTGATGAACTACAGACAGACGCGGCACGAGAACGTCGTCCTCTTCATGGGCGCTTGCATGGCCCCGCCTCATCTCGCCATCATTACCAG CTTCTGCAAAGGCCGGACGCTGTATTCCGTCGTGAGGGACACCAAAAACACGCTGGACATCAATAAGACTCGACAGATCGCGCAGGAGATTGTGAAG GGAATGGGCTATCTTCATGCTAAGGGCATCGTTCACAAGGACCTTAAATCCAAAAACGTCTTTCATGACACAAACAAAGTAGTAATAACTGACTTTGGCCTTTTTGGGATCTCTGGAGTGGTTCAGGAGGGCCG ACGGGAAAACGAGCTGAAGCTTCCTCACGGGTGGATCTGTTATTTGGCTCCAGAAATCGTGCGTAAGATGAGTCCCGGAAACAACGAGGACAGGCTTCCGTTTTCTAATGCGGCTGATGTTTACGCCTTTGG CACCATCTGGTACGAGCTGCAGGCGAGAGACTGGCCCATCACCAGTCAGCCCGTAGAGGCCACCATCTGGCAGGTGGGCAGTGGAGAGGGCATCAGGAGGGTCCTGGCAGAGATCAACTTGGGAAAAGAGGTCACG GAGATTCTGTCTGCCTGCTGGTCATATGATGCTCGGAATCGGCCCACGTTCACGCAGCTGGCCGACATGCTGGAGAAACTGCCCAAACTCAACCGCCGCCTGTCTCATCCTGGCCACTTCTGGAAGTCTGCAGA GTTGTAG
- the LOC113109995 gene encoding kinase suppressor of Ras 1-like isoform X4, translating into MKYICKQLQCKQKVPDTERPLALNSYPRLENWLRTINVRPELIEAVNVKLSLDVLLQMPNSQVKETMRRLGSSSEDCTRLCAALNCLKSASESGEFKEDSGCWFSEPMRRDSGGLTPVDQIPLLGGSMRPHSPSPLARPMTTPSTPSTPLTTCPYPRYIMSPGEAHIYHGYAESLTDPSPYYTSRPVRLHGHTSTPPITPPSRRRHRHKPPCTPPPPSRKVLHLLPNISLPRSKSHESQLGHRIEDTPANKCVKKNKLFLNVQINGNGCEDSPSRSPTLSTWTPGAAPATAPYTLPGTPTLQEEHIGLRNNVAVHRSSPQALRRDIGLAVTHRFSTKSWLSQTCQVCQKNMIFGVKCKHCRLKCHNKCTKEAPPCRISFLPITKIRRTESVPSDINNPVDRPPEAPQFGTLPKAITKKDQPPVLNQLDSSSNPSSTTSSTPSSPAPFQHSNPPSVTPPPNPSPKGHRDNRFHFPAACYFQHRQQFIFPDVCSPIILHSDGLPDTVNEIDPSVEEMHAEQDEEDDREDLEEEEEEEIEAEEEEDVAEEEDMEELNHGSEGECEGDELDDLPSTRGGTHWKGPISRKASQTSVYLQEWDIPFEQLDLGELIGKGRWGRVHRGRWHGEVAIRLLEIDGNNQDHLKLFKKEVMNYRQTRHENVVLFMGACMAPPHLAIITSFCKGRTLYSVVRDTKNTLDINKTRQIAQEIVKGMGYLHAKGIVHKDLKSKNVFHDTNKVVITDFGLFGISGVVQEGRRENELKLPHGWICYLAPEIVRKMSPGNNEDRLPFSNAADVYAFGTIWYELQARDWPITSQPVEATIWQVGSGEGIRRVLAEINLGKEVTEILSACWSYDARNRPTFTQLADMLEKLPKLNRRLSHPGHFWKSAEYVS; encoded by the exons ATGAAGTACATCTGTAAACAGCTGCAGTGTAAGCAGAAGGTGCCAGACACAGAAAGGCCGCTGGCCCTGAACAGCTACCCACGGCTGGAGAACTGGTTACGCACCATCAACGTCAGACCTGAGCTCATAGAG GCAGTGAACGTGAAGCTGTCCTTGGATGTGCTGCTGCAGATGCCCAACAGTCAGGTGAAAGAAACCATGAGACGGCTGGGCTCCAGTTCAGAGGACTGCACCAGGCTGTGCGCTGCCCTTAACTGTTTAAAGAGTGCCTCTGAGTCAG GGGAGTTTAAAGAGGACAGCGGTTGTTGGTTCTCCGAGCCCATGAGGCGGGACAGTGGCGGCTTGACTCCAGTGGACCAGATTCCATTACTAGGAGGTTCCATGCGTCCCCACAGCCCTTCCCCTTTGGCCCGGCCCATGACCACTCCCTCCACCCCCTCTACGCCCCTCACCACCTGCCCATACCCCCGCTACATCATGTCGCCCGGCGAGGCTCACATTTACCACGGTTACGCAGAGAGTCTGACCGACCCCAGCCCGTATTACACCTCCCGTCCCGTCAGACTCCATGGACACACCTCGACTCCACCCATAACCCCTCCCTCCCGGAGGAGACACCGCCACAAGCCTCCCTGCACACCTCCTCCACCGTCCCGCAAAGTTCTGCACCTCCTCCCAAACATCTCGCTGCCCCGCAGCAAGAGCCACGAGAGTCAGCTCGGACACCGCATCGAAGATACACCCGCTAACAA gtgtgtgaagaaaaacaagCTGTTTCTGAATGTTCAGATTAATGGGAACGGTTGTGAGGACTCTCCATCTCGCTCGCCCACTCTCTCCACATGGACCCCTGGGGCAGCACCCGCCACGGCCCCGTACACTTTGCCAGGCACTCCCACACTACAGGAAGAGCACATCGGCCTGCGGA ATAATGTTGCTGTCCACCGCAGCTCACCTCAAGCTCTGCGGAGAGACATCGGGCTGGCTGTCACTCACAG gtTTTCTACAAAGTCTTGGCTCTCTCAGACATGTCAAGTGTGCCAGAAAAACATGATATTTGGGGTGAAATGCAAACACTGCAG GTTAAAGTGTCACAACAAATGCACTAAAGAAGCTCCGCCCTGCAGAATCTCCTTTTTGCCCA TCACAAAGATTCGTAGGACTGAGTCTGTACCCTCGGACATTAACAACCCCGTGGACCGTCCCCCCGAAGCGCCACAGTTCGGGACGCTACCGAAGGCAATAACAAAGAAG GATCAACCACCGGTGTTGAATCAGCTGGACTCTAGCAGTAACCCATCCTCCACCACTTCCTCTACGCCTTCATCTCCCGCCCCCTTCCAGCATAGCAATCCTCCAAGTGTAACCCCGCCCCCAAACCCCTCCCCTAAGGGCCACCGTGACAACCGCTTCCACTTTCCAG CTGCCTGTTATTTTCAGCACCGACAGCAGTTCATCTTTCCTG ATGTGTGCAGTCCCATCATCCTTCATTCAGATGGCCTCCCAGACACAGT taacgAGATCGATCCATCAGTGGAGGAGATGCACGCAGAACAAGACGAGGAAGATGACCGAGAG GATcttgaggaggaagaagaagaggaaatagaagcagaggaggaagaagatgtAGCAGAGGAGGAGGACATGGAAGAGCTGAACCACGGCTCAGAAGGAGAGTGTGAAGGAGACGAGCTGGACGACCTGCCCAGCACAAGAGGAGGAACCCACTGGAAAGGTCCCATCTCTCGTAAGGCCAGCCAGACCAGCGTCTACCTGCAGGAGTGGGACATTCCCTTCGAGCAGCTGGATCTGGGCGAGCTCATCGGGAAGGGTCGCTGGGGCCGGGTCCATCGCGGCCGCTGGCACGGAGAGGTGGCCATCCGGCTCCTGGAGATCGACGGAAACAACCAGGACCACCTGAAGCTCTTCAAGAAGGAGGTGATGAACTACAGACAGACGCGGCACGAGAACGTCGTCCTCTTCATGGGCGCTTGCATGGCCCCGCCTCATCTCGCCATCATTACCAG CTTCTGCAAAGGCCGGACGCTGTATTCCGTCGTGAGGGACACCAAAAACACGCTGGACATCAATAAGACTCGACAGATCGCGCAGGAGATTGTGAAG GGAATGGGCTATCTTCATGCTAAGGGCATCGTTCACAAGGACCTTAAATCCAAAAACGTCTTTCATGACACAAACAAAGTAGTAATAACTGACTTTGGCCTTTTTGGGATCTCTGGAGTGGTTCAGGAGGGCCG ACGGGAAAACGAGCTGAAGCTTCCTCACGGGTGGATCTGTTATTTGGCTCCAGAAATCGTGCGTAAGATGAGTCCCGGAAACAACGAGGACAGGCTTCCGTTTTCTAATGCGGCTGATGTTTACGCCTTTGG CACCATCTGGTACGAGCTGCAGGCGAGAGACTGGCCCATCACCAGTCAGCCCGTAGAGGCCACCATCTGGCAGGTGGGCAGTGGAGAGGGCATCAGGAGGGTCCTGGCAGAGATCAACTTGGGAAAAGAGGTCACG GAGATTCTGTCTGCCTGCTGGTCATATGATGCTCGGAATCGGCCCACGTTCACGCAGCTGGCCGACATGCTGGAGAAACTGCCCAAACTCAACCGCCGCCTGTCTCATCCTGGCCACTTCTGGAAGTCTGCAGAGTACGTATCCTAG